The following are encoded in a window of Aythya fuligula isolate bAytFul2 chromosome 26, bAytFul2.pri, whole genome shotgun sequence genomic DNA:
- the HNRNPM gene encoding heterogeneous nuclear ribonucleoprotein M isoform X3, with amino-acid sequence MAAAVAAAAAAGGEGAANKMEEPPVGAAAAAASSAAQTAAAAAPPPPNGAGGAGDAPVKSENERPTQSEKRKEKSVKRGGNRFEPYANPARRYRAFITNIPFDVKWQSLKDLVKEKVGEVTYVELLMDAEGKSRGCAVVEFKMEESMKKAAEVLNKHSLGGRPLKVKEDPDGEHARRAMQKVMAASGMGIGPGPGGPGMLNIPPSILNNPNIPNEIIHALQAGRLGSTVFVANLDYKVGWKKLKEVFSMAGVVVRADILEDKDGKSRGIGTVTFEQAIEAVQAISMFNGQLLFDRPMHVKMDERAFPKGDFFPPERPQQLPRMGMEGMGFGMNKMGGMEGPFGMENIGRFPAGMNMGRMSEMDRAMGGGFEREFGRNEMGMSRSFGDTLERGIGGGNASIPGIERMAPGIDRMGSGMERIPSGMGHGMERVGSEIDRMGLVLDRMSSNVERIGSGIDRMAPLGIDHMAPNIERMGPAIERMGSGIERMGSGIGFGIERMGAAIERVGTTMERMGSGVERMGSGMDRMGIGMERMVPAGMGTGMGQVIERMPGGLDRIGANPMERIGIDRMGAASMERMSLERIGATNMERMGPAMGQGMGAGIDRMGLAMGSNFERPMDMERGNFAGNFAGSLGGTGGPAPGVARKACQIFVRNLPFDFTWKMLKDKFNECGHVLYADIKMENGKSKGCGVVRFESPEVAERACRMMNGIQLRGREIDVRIDRNA; translated from the exons TGAAAATGAACGACCAACTCAaagtgagaaaaggaaagagaagagcgTCAAGAGAGGAGGAAACCGCTTTGAGCCGTATGCTAACCCTGCTAGAAGATACCGAgcttttattacaaatattcCATTTGATGTCAAGTGGCAGTCTCTGAAAGACCTGGTCAAAGAGAAAG TTGGTGAGGTAACATACGTGGAGCTCTTAATGGACGCTGAAGGAAAGTCAAGG GGATGCGC TGTTGTTGAATTCAAGATGgaagaaagcatgaaaaaggCTGCAGAGGTTTTGAACAAGCATAGTCTTGGTGGAAGACCATTAAAAGTGAAAGAA gaTCCTGATGGCGAGCATGCCAGGAGAGCAATGCAGAAAGTCATGGCAGCTAGTGGAATGGGTATTGGTCCAGGTCCAGGTGGCCCTGGAATGCTCAATATCCCACCTAGTATACTCAACAATCCCAACATACCCAATGAGATCATCCATGCCTTACAGGCAGGGAGACTTGGAAGCACTGTCTTTGTTGCAAAT CTGGATTACAAGGTTGGGtggaagaaactgaaagaagtATTCAGCATGGCTGGTGTTGTGGTTCGGGCAGACATCTTAGAAGATAAAGATGGCAAGAGTCGTGGGATCGGAACTGTCACTTTTGAACAAGCTATAGAGGCTGTTCAGGCTATAT CGATGTTTAATGGGCAGCTGCTGTTTGACAGACCAATGCATGTAAAAATG gaTGAACGAGCCTTTCCAAAAGGAGATTTCTTTCCTCCAGAGCGACCACAACAACTTCCTC GAATGGGAATGGAAGGCATGGGCTTTGGAATGAATAAAATGGGAG GAATGGAAGGTCCGTTTGGCATGGAAAACATCGGGCGCTTTCCAGCTGGAATGAACATGGGCAGAATGAGTG AGATGGATCGTGCCATGGGTGGAGGATTTGAGAGAGAATTTGGAAGAAATGAGATGGGAATGTCTCGTAGTTTTGGAGACACCTTGGAAAGAGGAATAG GTGGTGGAAATGCCAGCATTCCTGGGATTGAGAGGATGGCACCTGGCATTGATCGTATGGGCTCGGGAATGGAAAGAATACCCTCTGGGATGGGGCATGGGATGGAGAGAGTAGGGTCAGAAATAGACAGGATGGGTCTTGTTCTGGATCGCATGAGTTCCAACGTGGAACGGATTGGTTCTGGAATTGACCGAATGGCCCCTCTGGGCATAGATCACATGGCTCCTAACATTGAGAGGATGGGACCAGCTATTGAGAGAATGGGTTCTGGCATAGAAAGAATGGGCTCTGGAATAGGCTTTGGCATTGAGAGGATGGGCGCTGCCATTGAGCGTGTTGGTACCACTATGGAAAGAATGGGATCAGGTGTAGAACGAATGGGTTCTGGCATGGATAGGATGGGTATAGGTATGGAGCGTATGGTCCCTGCTGGAATGGGAACTGGGATGGGTCAGGTGATAGAGAGGATGCCAGGTGGCTTGGATCGCATAGGTGCCAATCCCATGGAAAGAATAGGAATAGATCGTATGGGTGCTGCTAGCATGGAGAGAATGAGCTTAGAGCGCATTGGAGCCACTAATATGGAAAGGATGGGTCCTGCTATGGGACAGGGCATGGGAGCAGGCATAGATCGCATGGGACTTGCAATGGGAAGCAATTTTGAAAGACCAATGGATATGGAACGTGGAAACTTTGCAGGCAATTTTGCAGGCTCCCTTGGAGGAACTGGAGGACCTGCACCTGGGGTGGCCCGAAAAGCCTGTCAGATATTTGTGAGAAAT CTGCCTTTTgattttacatggaaaatgctgaaagatAAATTTAATGAATGTG gtcATGTGCTGTATGCTGATATCAAGATGGAAAATGGGAAGTCTAAGGGCTGTGGTGTTGTTAGATTTGAGTCCCCAGAAGTAGCTGAGAGAGCCTGCCGTATGATGAATGGGATACAGCTTCGTGGGAGGGAGATTGATGTGCGAATTGATAGAAATGCTTAA
- the HNRNPM gene encoding heterogeneous nuclear ribonucleoprotein M isoform X1, with the protein MAAAVAAAAAAGGEGAANKMEEPPVGAAAAAASSAAQTAAAAAPPPPNGAGGAGDAPVKSENERPTQSEKRKEKSVKRGGNRFEPYANPARRYRAFITNIPFDVKWQSLKDLVKEKVGEVTYVELLMDAEGKSRGCAVVEFKMEESMKKAAEVLNKHSLGGRPLKVKEDPDGEHARRAMQKVMAASGMGIGPGPGGPGMLNIPPSILNNPNIPNEIIHALQAGRLGSTVFVANLDYKVGWKKLKEVFSMAGVVVRADILEDKDGKSRGIGTVTFEQAIEAVQAISMFNGQLLFDRPMHVKMDERAFPKGDFFPPERPQQLPHGLGGIGMGLGPGGQPIDANHLNKGMGMGNMGPGGMGMEGMGFGMNKMGGMEGPFGMENIGRFPAGMNMGRMSEMDRAMGGGFEREFGRNEMGMSRSFGDTLERGIGGGNASIPGIERMAPGIDRMGSGMERIPSGMGHGMERVGSEIDRMGLVLDRMSSNVERIGSGIDRMAPLGIDHMAPNIERMGPAIERMGSGIERMGSGIGFGIERMGAAIERVGTTMERMGSGVERMGSGMDRMGIGMERMVPAGMGTGMGQVIERMPGGLDRIGANPMERIGIDRMGAASMERMSLERIGATNMERMGPAMGQGMGAGIDRMGLAMGSNFERPMDMERGNFAGNFAGSLGGTGGPAPGVARKACQIFVRNLPFDFTWKMLKDKFNECGHVLYADIKMENGKSKGCGVVRFESPEVAERACRMMNGIQLRGREIDVRIDRNA; encoded by the exons TGAAAATGAACGACCAACTCAaagtgagaaaaggaaagagaagagcgTCAAGAGAGGAGGAAACCGCTTTGAGCCGTATGCTAACCCTGCTAGAAGATACCGAgcttttattacaaatattcCATTTGATGTCAAGTGGCAGTCTCTGAAAGACCTGGTCAAAGAGAAAG TTGGTGAGGTAACATACGTGGAGCTCTTAATGGACGCTGAAGGAAAGTCAAGG GGATGCGC TGTTGTTGAATTCAAGATGgaagaaagcatgaaaaaggCTGCAGAGGTTTTGAACAAGCATAGTCTTGGTGGAAGACCATTAAAAGTGAAAGAA gaTCCTGATGGCGAGCATGCCAGGAGAGCAATGCAGAAAGTCATGGCAGCTAGTGGAATGGGTATTGGTCCAGGTCCAGGTGGCCCTGGAATGCTCAATATCCCACCTAGTATACTCAACAATCCCAACATACCCAATGAGATCATCCATGCCTTACAGGCAGGGAGACTTGGAAGCACTGTCTTTGTTGCAAAT CTGGATTACAAGGTTGGGtggaagaaactgaaagaagtATTCAGCATGGCTGGTGTTGTGGTTCGGGCAGACATCTTAGAAGATAAAGATGGCAAGAGTCGTGGGATCGGAACTGTCACTTTTGAACAAGCTATAGAGGCTGTTCAGGCTATAT CGATGTTTAATGGGCAGCTGCTGTTTGACAGACCAATGCATGTAAAAATG gaTGAACGAGCCTTTCCAAAAGGAGATTTCTTTCCTCCAGAGCGACCACAACAACTTCCTC atggTCTTGGTGGTATTGGCATGGGATTAGGACCTGGAGGTCAACCTATTGATGCAAATCATTTAAACAAAGGCATGGGAATGGGCAACATGGGACCTGGAG GAATGGGAATGGAAGGCATGGGCTTTGGAATGAATAAAATGGGAG GAATGGAAGGTCCGTTTGGCATGGAAAACATCGGGCGCTTTCCAGCTGGAATGAACATGGGCAGAATGAGTG AGATGGATCGTGCCATGGGTGGAGGATTTGAGAGAGAATTTGGAAGAAATGAGATGGGAATGTCTCGTAGTTTTGGAGACACCTTGGAAAGAGGAATAG GTGGTGGAAATGCCAGCATTCCTGGGATTGAGAGGATGGCACCTGGCATTGATCGTATGGGCTCGGGAATGGAAAGAATACCCTCTGGGATGGGGCATGGGATGGAGAGAGTAGGGTCAGAAATAGACAGGATGGGTCTTGTTCTGGATCGCATGAGTTCCAACGTGGAACGGATTGGTTCTGGAATTGACCGAATGGCCCCTCTGGGCATAGATCACATGGCTCCTAACATTGAGAGGATGGGACCAGCTATTGAGAGAATGGGTTCTGGCATAGAAAGAATGGGCTCTGGAATAGGCTTTGGCATTGAGAGGATGGGCGCTGCCATTGAGCGTGTTGGTACCACTATGGAAAGAATGGGATCAGGTGTAGAACGAATGGGTTCTGGCATGGATAGGATGGGTATAGGTATGGAGCGTATGGTCCCTGCTGGAATGGGAACTGGGATGGGTCAGGTGATAGAGAGGATGCCAGGTGGCTTGGATCGCATAGGTGCCAATCCCATGGAAAGAATAGGAATAGATCGTATGGGTGCTGCTAGCATGGAGAGAATGAGCTTAGAGCGCATTGGAGCCACTAATATGGAAAGGATGGGTCCTGCTATGGGACAGGGCATGGGAGCAGGCATAGATCGCATGGGACTTGCAATGGGAAGCAATTTTGAAAGACCAATGGATATGGAACGTGGAAACTTTGCAGGCAATTTTGCAGGCTCCCTTGGAGGAACTGGAGGACCTGCACCTGGGGTGGCCCGAAAAGCCTGTCAGATATTTGTGAGAAAT CTGCCTTTTgattttacatggaaaatgctgaaagatAAATTTAATGAATGTG gtcATGTGCTGTATGCTGATATCAAGATGGAAAATGGGAAGTCTAAGGGCTGTGGTGTTGTTAGATTTGAGTCCCCAGAAGTAGCTGAGAGAGCCTGCCGTATGATGAATGGGATACAGCTTCGTGGGAGGGAGATTGATGTGCGAATTGATAGAAATGCTTAA
- the HNRNPM gene encoding heterogeneous nuclear ribonucleoprotein M isoform X4, which produces MDAEGKSRGCAVVEFKMEESMKKAAEVLNKHSLGGRPLKVKEDPDGEHARRAMQKVMAASGMGIGPGPGGPGMLNIPPSILNNPNIPNEIIHALQAGRLGSTVFVANLDYKVGWKKLKEVFSMAGVVVRADILEDKDGKSRGIGTVTFEQAIEAVQAISMFNGQLLFDRPMHVKMDERAFPKGDFFPPERPQQLPHGLGGIGMGLGPGGQPIDANHLNKGMGMGNMGPGGMGMEGMGFGMNKMGGMEGPFGMENIGRFPAGMNMGRMSEMDRAMGGGFEREFGRNEMGMSRSFGDTLERGIGGGNASIPGIERMAPGIDRMGSGMERIPSGMGHGMERVGSEIDRMGLVLDRMSSNVERIGSGIDRMAPLGIDHMAPNIERMGPAIERMGSGIERMGSGIGFGIERMGAAIERVGTTMERMGSGVERMGSGMDRMGIGMERMVPAGMGTGMGQVIERMPGGLDRIGANPMERIGIDRMGAASMERMSLERIGATNMERMGPAMGQGMGAGIDRMGLAMGSNFERPMDMERGNFAGNFAGSLGGTGGPAPGVARKACQIFVRNLPFDFTWKMLKDKFNECGHVLYADIKMENGKSKGCGVVRFESPEVAERACRMMNGIQLRGREIDVRIDRNA; this is translated from the exons ATGGACGCTGAAGGAAAGTCAAGG GGATGCGC TGTTGTTGAATTCAAGATGgaagaaagcatgaaaaaggCTGCAGAGGTTTTGAACAAGCATAGTCTTGGTGGAAGACCATTAAAAGTGAAAGAA gaTCCTGATGGCGAGCATGCCAGGAGAGCAATGCAGAAAGTCATGGCAGCTAGTGGAATGGGTATTGGTCCAGGTCCAGGTGGCCCTGGAATGCTCAATATCCCACCTAGTATACTCAACAATCCCAACATACCCAATGAGATCATCCATGCCTTACAGGCAGGGAGACTTGGAAGCACTGTCTTTGTTGCAAAT CTGGATTACAAGGTTGGGtggaagaaactgaaagaagtATTCAGCATGGCTGGTGTTGTGGTTCGGGCAGACATCTTAGAAGATAAAGATGGCAAGAGTCGTGGGATCGGAACTGTCACTTTTGAACAAGCTATAGAGGCTGTTCAGGCTATAT CGATGTTTAATGGGCAGCTGCTGTTTGACAGACCAATGCATGTAAAAATG gaTGAACGAGCCTTTCCAAAAGGAGATTTCTTTCCTCCAGAGCGACCACAACAACTTCCTC atggTCTTGGTGGTATTGGCATGGGATTAGGACCTGGAGGTCAACCTATTGATGCAAATCATTTAAACAAAGGCATGGGAATGGGCAACATGGGACCTGGAG GAATGGGAATGGAAGGCATGGGCTTTGGAATGAATAAAATGGGAG GAATGGAAGGTCCGTTTGGCATGGAAAACATCGGGCGCTTTCCAGCTGGAATGAACATGGGCAGAATGAGTG AGATGGATCGTGCCATGGGTGGAGGATTTGAGAGAGAATTTGGAAGAAATGAGATGGGAATGTCTCGTAGTTTTGGAGACACCTTGGAAAGAGGAATAG GTGGTGGAAATGCCAGCATTCCTGGGATTGAGAGGATGGCACCTGGCATTGATCGTATGGGCTCGGGAATGGAAAGAATACCCTCTGGGATGGGGCATGGGATGGAGAGAGTAGGGTCAGAAATAGACAGGATGGGTCTTGTTCTGGATCGCATGAGTTCCAACGTGGAACGGATTGGTTCTGGAATTGACCGAATGGCCCCTCTGGGCATAGATCACATGGCTCCTAACATTGAGAGGATGGGACCAGCTATTGAGAGAATGGGTTCTGGCATAGAAAGAATGGGCTCTGGAATAGGCTTTGGCATTGAGAGGATGGGCGCTGCCATTGAGCGTGTTGGTACCACTATGGAAAGAATGGGATCAGGTGTAGAACGAATGGGTTCTGGCATGGATAGGATGGGTATAGGTATGGAGCGTATGGTCCCTGCTGGAATGGGAACTGGGATGGGTCAGGTGATAGAGAGGATGCCAGGTGGCTTGGATCGCATAGGTGCCAATCCCATGGAAAGAATAGGAATAGATCGTATGGGTGCTGCTAGCATGGAGAGAATGAGCTTAGAGCGCATTGGAGCCACTAATATGGAAAGGATGGGTCCTGCTATGGGACAGGGCATGGGAGCAGGCATAGATCGCATGGGACTTGCAATGGGAAGCAATTTTGAAAGACCAATGGATATGGAACGTGGAAACTTTGCAGGCAATTTTGCAGGCTCCCTTGGAGGAACTGGAGGACCTGCACCTGGGGTGGCCCGAAAAGCCTGTCAGATATTTGTGAGAAAT CTGCCTTTTgattttacatggaaaatgctgaaagatAAATTTAATGAATGTG gtcATGTGCTGTATGCTGATATCAAGATGGAAAATGGGAAGTCTAAGGGCTGTGGTGTTGTTAGATTTGAGTCCCCAGAAGTAGCTGAGAGAGCCTGCCGTATGATGAATGGGATACAGCTTCGTGGGAGGGAGATTGATGTGCGAATTGATAGAAATGCTTAA
- the HNRNPM gene encoding heterogeneous nuclear ribonucleoprotein M isoform X2 has product MAAAVAAAAAAGGEGAANKMEEPPVGAAAAAASSAAQTAAAAAPPPPNGAGGAGDAPVKSENERPTQSEKRKEKSVKRGGNRFEPYANPARRYRAFITNIPFDVKWQSLKDLVKEKVGEVTYVELLMDAEGKSRGCAVVEFKMEESMKKAAEVLNKHSLGGRPLKVKEDPDGEHARRAMQKVMAASGMGIGPGPGGPGMLNIPPSILNNPNIPNEIIHALQAGRLGSTVFVANLDYKVGWKKLKEVFSMAGVVVRADILEDKDGKSRGIGTVTFEQAIEAVQAISMFNGQLLFDRPMHVKMDERAFPKGDFFPPERPQQLPHGLGGIGMGLGPGGQPIDANHLNKGMGMGNMGPGGMGMEGMGFGMNKMGGMEGPFGMENIGRFPAGMNMGRMSGGGNASIPGIERMAPGIDRMGSGMERIPSGMGHGMERVGSEIDRMGLVLDRMSSNVERIGSGIDRMAPLGIDHMAPNIERMGPAIERMGSGIERMGSGIGFGIERMGAAIERVGTTMERMGSGVERMGSGMDRMGIGMERMVPAGMGTGMGQVIERMPGGLDRIGANPMERIGIDRMGAASMERMSLERIGATNMERMGPAMGQGMGAGIDRMGLAMGSNFERPMDMERGNFAGNFAGSLGGTGGPAPGVARKACQIFVRNLPFDFTWKMLKDKFNECGHVLYADIKMENGKSKGCGVVRFESPEVAERACRMMNGIQLRGREIDVRIDRNA; this is encoded by the exons TGAAAATGAACGACCAACTCAaagtgagaaaaggaaagagaagagcgTCAAGAGAGGAGGAAACCGCTTTGAGCCGTATGCTAACCCTGCTAGAAGATACCGAgcttttattacaaatattcCATTTGATGTCAAGTGGCAGTCTCTGAAAGACCTGGTCAAAGAGAAAG TTGGTGAGGTAACATACGTGGAGCTCTTAATGGACGCTGAAGGAAAGTCAAGG GGATGCGC TGTTGTTGAATTCAAGATGgaagaaagcatgaaaaaggCTGCAGAGGTTTTGAACAAGCATAGTCTTGGTGGAAGACCATTAAAAGTGAAAGAA gaTCCTGATGGCGAGCATGCCAGGAGAGCAATGCAGAAAGTCATGGCAGCTAGTGGAATGGGTATTGGTCCAGGTCCAGGTGGCCCTGGAATGCTCAATATCCCACCTAGTATACTCAACAATCCCAACATACCCAATGAGATCATCCATGCCTTACAGGCAGGGAGACTTGGAAGCACTGTCTTTGTTGCAAAT CTGGATTACAAGGTTGGGtggaagaaactgaaagaagtATTCAGCATGGCTGGTGTTGTGGTTCGGGCAGACATCTTAGAAGATAAAGATGGCAAGAGTCGTGGGATCGGAACTGTCACTTTTGAACAAGCTATAGAGGCTGTTCAGGCTATAT CGATGTTTAATGGGCAGCTGCTGTTTGACAGACCAATGCATGTAAAAATG gaTGAACGAGCCTTTCCAAAAGGAGATTTCTTTCCTCCAGAGCGACCACAACAACTTCCTC atggTCTTGGTGGTATTGGCATGGGATTAGGACCTGGAGGTCAACCTATTGATGCAAATCATTTAAACAAAGGCATGGGAATGGGCAACATGGGACCTGGAG GAATGGGAATGGAAGGCATGGGCTTTGGAATGAATAAAATGGGAG GAATGGAAGGTCCGTTTGGCATGGAAAACATCGGGCGCTTTCCAGCTGGAATGAACATGGGCAGAATGAGTG GTGGTGGAAATGCCAGCATTCCTGGGATTGAGAGGATGGCACCTGGCATTGATCGTATGGGCTCGGGAATGGAAAGAATACCCTCTGGGATGGGGCATGGGATGGAGAGAGTAGGGTCAGAAATAGACAGGATGGGTCTTGTTCTGGATCGCATGAGTTCCAACGTGGAACGGATTGGTTCTGGAATTGACCGAATGGCCCCTCTGGGCATAGATCACATGGCTCCTAACATTGAGAGGATGGGACCAGCTATTGAGAGAATGGGTTCTGGCATAGAAAGAATGGGCTCTGGAATAGGCTTTGGCATTGAGAGGATGGGCGCTGCCATTGAGCGTGTTGGTACCACTATGGAAAGAATGGGATCAGGTGTAGAACGAATGGGTTCTGGCATGGATAGGATGGGTATAGGTATGGAGCGTATGGTCCCTGCTGGAATGGGAACTGGGATGGGTCAGGTGATAGAGAGGATGCCAGGTGGCTTGGATCGCATAGGTGCCAATCCCATGGAAAGAATAGGAATAGATCGTATGGGTGCTGCTAGCATGGAGAGAATGAGCTTAGAGCGCATTGGAGCCACTAATATGGAAAGGATGGGTCCTGCTATGGGACAGGGCATGGGAGCAGGCATAGATCGCATGGGACTTGCAATGGGAAGCAATTTTGAAAGACCAATGGATATGGAACGTGGAAACTTTGCAGGCAATTTTGCAGGCTCCCTTGGAGGAACTGGAGGACCTGCACCTGGGGTGGCCCGAAAAGCCTGTCAGATATTTGTGAGAAAT CTGCCTTTTgattttacatggaaaatgctgaaagatAAATTTAATGAATGTG gtcATGTGCTGTATGCTGATATCAAGATGGAAAATGGGAAGTCTAAGGGCTGTGGTGTTGTTAGATTTGAGTCCCCAGAAGTAGCTGAGAGAGCCTGCCGTATGATGAATGGGATACAGCTTCGTGGGAGGGAGATTGATGTGCGAATTGATAGAAATGCTTAA